The sequence below is a genomic window from Gadus morhua chromosome 12, gadMor3.0, whole genome shotgun sequence.
agacaacgcagttatatgctatagggtttatagcatataaccgagttgtcggattacagtttaatgcattcttCACAATTAACCAGCTCTCGTTGTGAAGACCACTAGTCaacgcgccattcgtttcaatgggaatcgcaacGGTCTATAAGTAAGCATATTTGTAATTAGACATCCGtaccagcctttataccacagatactatagggtctatagacCCTATTCATCGTTTTCAGTCACGTGACTCACGCTGACCCCTGGAGGGTAAAAAGCCGGTTCCAAGATGGCGGCTAACACTGGAAACGCTGGAGAACAACAACGCAAACCTGTCAATTTCCAAACGGTTTCAAGCCACACATATTTAAATCATCTCTCCAAAGAAGAAAATACCAGGTATATGTTTAAACTGCAAGTTTTGGGCACTTGCGACCCATACACGGCACCCGCCGCCGTATTTCAGCCGTTATAAACAGCCAAGTCCCTGCCAGACCTCCAATTCTGAGATGTTTACATTTATCTTGTGGAGAATCCCTCCCCTTACACAGCCGCCAGGATGAGAGCATACAAAAGTACGGACAGTTATATGTATTTTCAATCTGGATGGGTCAATAATGCTGCCGTTTGGGAGGTGAAGGACAAGAAATTTTTCATTGTCAAAGCGAAGGTGAGTGTTAATTAGCGTTAGCTAACATTGATCTGGGTTGTTAGTGTCAGTTCACTTTTTCAGTCAGCATTCTAGGGCAGTAGTGACAATGCATGAATATTTTGGTTAGGTTGACACAGTCCCTCATAACATAAATCTAATCAAAACGTTCTTCCTCCCAAATGTCAGGTAAACCATTCCTACAGGTTAAATGACTCCCAGTTGACAGCTTGGGTTGCTGTGGAGAAAGAGGGATTGGTGCGATTTGGCCACTGCACATGTATGGCCGGTTTAGGGGAAGTGTGTTCACATGTAGGTGCCATACTCTACGCTTTGCTCGCAGCTGTGAACAAACTGAGTGGCACTGCATGCACTGATAAGGCCTGTAGCTGGAACGAGCCTAGTATGGCAGCCATAAGGACAGTAGGGTATGCAGAAGGGAGCCAGATAGGTTTCACAAAGGCCCAGAGAAAGAGATCTGCTGATGGTTGTGGTGACCTCCCCCCGGTCAAGATTCCACCTCCAACCCAAGACGAATGCACAGCACTCTACATTATGCTACATTCATCAGAAAGCACTGAAAAGCAACCGGTCAAAAGTTCAATTTTGTCTGTTATCCCTGGCCATGCAAAGAGGTATATACCTCGAGCAGTGCAACTGAACATCCCAGCACCCAGATGTACAAGCCCCAGCACAGGTCACTGTCACACCAAGAACTGCAGGCAAAGAGTGAGGAAGTGTTTACAGGGTTAAGCATAACAGAAGAACAGGTACAATTTTACATCAGTCAGTAAATGTGATTGAAGATATGGATGTCAGGAATGTCTCAGGCAGTAACTATGATAGCTCAAGTGCAGAAAACGTTCTCCTCAGTCACTTTTTTTCTAATATTTTTGTCAATTAAAGCTAATACATCACTGTTTAGATGTCACATATCACTAACTTGCTACTCTACCTTGATACCTTTTTCAAGTGCCGTGTCATAGAAAATGAGACAAGACCACAGGCAAAATGTGCCATGTGGTTTGACCAGAAGGCAGGAAGGGTGACTGCGTCAAACATCCGAGCAGCCTGCCACACGGACCCAGAAAAACCAGCTGTTTCCCTGCTGAAGAAACAGTGCTATCCAGTGGCCTACAAGGACCCAAACAAGAACACACCACACTCTCTCAGGTATTCATATCCCCTTAACACTGGATAaaagcaacacacaaaaaaagtggAAATCAGGATTTTCAAATAGGGCAAAAGCAACCCCAAAAGagctggggtctcatttataaccgttgcgtacgcacaaaacggggctgaaagttgggtacgtgactttccacgccaagataagcaaactctgacccatgcgtacgcatggtttggaggaaaagaagaattggcgacacagatggtggggtggtgaactgaagtcagacggGACAATTGTAGAGCGAGAAGAACGataatgttttatcatcgcccttcataaatttaatttcaacccgtatcatgcgttaaatctatgtaatcagaataatttaagtcaactgcgtaatttctcagttataactccagaaacatctccttagaatataaataaaaataaattctctatatttaatcccatcactccatactgtcggcgcgactgcatggaataaagcatctgtccaacatgtgtcaataacataatatttttatgtgacactgtaaacacataatcaaatgtcaattaaatcccaagtgtggaaaaccaataGTCTAGTCGTAATCCCCATAGGCCCAATAGTAAACCCAGAAATGTTGAGTACCCTAAAGTTTTATTGCAGAAATGTCATCTATAGACCTAGTGGATGGAATTCAACTTGGTTGCTAAAAGTTGCACTTTGGGCAATTTGCATAATTAGCATAAATAGGCAATTAAGGTGAGCCACTACAGGTGAAtagggtaaaaaaataaataaaaagacatCACAATGAAACTTTCAGAGTTGATTACCTATATTAAGatgagaaagaaatgtattgcatgttttttgtattttaatttttacATATGCAAATGAGGCCCTATCTCGTTAAATGTGCTCTaatttgcatacacacaaaatccGATCGTGTGATAATGGCAAGCTCAAAATTATTTTTCCAGTGGACTGGGCTGGCTATAACGCATACAAAGACAGAAAATCACAAACTACCAACAAGTCTAAAACTATTGTAGTGTTTGGGCCCCTTATCGATTCTCCACCTTCACACCCGGATACCGTGCTCACAACCCTAGACTACCTTGAGAGATCACTGAAGAGCTTTGGCATGAAGTATGCACGCATCACAGTGGACCTGCAGCTCTACATTGTGGCGTGTCTAATCCAATGGAGTGACCCAATGCGATAGAAGTCTGTCACCATCCATCCTGGAATGATGCACACTCTGATGTCATTCCTTGGCTGCATTGGATTCTTGATGAAGGGTTCTGGCATGGAACAACTGCTTGCCGTGGCATTTGGTGGCATCGCCAACATTCTCAATGAAAAATCCTGGACAAAAGCACTGCGTGCATATCGGATGCTTATGGCTGTACTCCTGCAAGATCTTCTGCAAGATGGACCACAGACTGTGATCATGTGAATGAAATGTGAAGCAGAATGGATGGAAACATAAGGAGGAAGGTGAGAGAAGACAAGAAATGTATCGAGGAAATCGCAATAAAATCATGGAGGAGTACCAGCAACATTGTCATCCGTTAAAAGAGAACCAGCAAATTCTTTACAACATCGTGAATGGACAAGTGGCACCAGACTCGGTGAACGTGCAGAATGCTCTTCACATTGGTGAACAGCAGAGCAAAGATTTTGCAGATTCTCTTCCTGAAGGCTTCCATAGCCCCATTGGTAAGAGAATCACAACCATGGAGGTGATGAAGAAAGCTTTGACTGTGAAAGGCATGCCTATCTACGACATGGATGCCCTCTTTGCTCGACTCTTAGTCGTGGGGCAGCAGCGTGGCATAGAGTTGAAAGATGTTTTTGATCATGAGCTCAGTCCAGTTCCACCATCACTCATTGATGAATTTGGTTGCCTGAGGAAGGGTGACAAGTCTGTCCTTGTCAAAAGATTGGGAGTACCTGATGAAAATGCTCCACTTCCCAATGTTGTTCTAGTTAATGGAAGTCAGTTGCTCTATCACATTGTCTGGCCAGTGGCAGGTACGATTAAGGACATTGCCTCAAGCATCGATACGCGCCTCTCCAATGCCTATACTGCAGCTGGAGTTAATGAGACCCCCGTCATCTTTGACCAGTACAATGATGAATCCACTGCTAAGGATCATGAGAGGAGAAGGCGAGGAGTTATTGGTGCAATTGATTATAAGCTGACAGTCAACACACCCCTTCCTTGTCGAGAAGCTGTGATGAAGAGCACATCAACTAAGACCAAGTTATCGCGCCTTCTGGGCACATTTGACCTCACCACTAATAACATCTTATATGTGAACCACACAGACTGCATTGTGAAGCATGAGGAGGCTGACATCACCCTCATTAGCTACATGCTGCAAGCAGCTGAAGCAGGGGCTCTGACAATACGTATCCTAACTGATGACACTGACGTATTTGTTCTGTTGGTGTACTGGGCATGGAAGGCCAATGTTCAATCAACAGTTCAGATGGAGAAGTGGAATGGCACCAGCCTGGATATAAATGCCCCCATCAGAGGATTGGGTGACAGATGTCAAGGTCTCCTGGGGATGCATGCGCTGTCGGGATGTGACACTGCCTCCTATCCCTGTGGGAAGGGCAAGACATCTGCGCTGAAAGTACTGAAAAGTCTCAATACAGTGCTTGGGGAACCTGATGCCACTCATAGGGACCTAAAAGATACTGGGACTGAGTTCTTTATCGCACTGTATGGGCAGAAGAAGGCCAAGTCGATGAGTAACACTCGCTACCAGATCTACAGTGGCAGCAAAAAGCTTCCCAAACTTAAGAAGCTTCCTCCAACTGATGCCAACCTGATGCTGCACATACTGCGTGCTCATCTTCAGGTCATGTTGTGGAAGGCTGCAGGTCAGAGAGAGCCTCCTGCAGAGGCCAGAGACATCAGTAAGTTTGGGTGGGAGGTTGTTAAAGAAGGGGCTGTCATGCCCGCTCTTGCCATCCAGGCAGTGgctctgtcacgttaaaattgtaccgggggcgaaaattgtaccggcctacgtcatcgtttgtttacatcctgacaacctgacaacctgcccggcaacagacgacgcgatgcagaaaacatgtttccaaacgacgaaataacataatacagatagcggatcgctatctgtattatgatagatagcgataacacttgtttttactttatatttgtattgtatttaattgtttaatcgaaacaataaaaaaaattgcccgcaaaacgggcgatcgcgtcaaatgacgcgtcaaatcacgtaggaaggttcttgaacattctagactatgaaacctgcttaaaacactcagtttactagctaaattcgattaaacaattcaatacaatacaaatataaagtaaaaacaagtgttatctagcgatccgttatctgtattatgtttcaagaaccctcctacgtcctacgcgatcgcccgtttcgcgggcaaaacatttgtcatttgacgcgatcgcccgtttcgcgggcaaatttttttattgtttcgattaaacaattaaatacaatacaaatataaagtaaaaacaagtgttatcgctatctatcataatacagatagcgatccgctatctgtataatgttatttcgtcgtttggaaacatgttttctgcatcgcgtcgtctgttgccgggcaggttgtcaggatgtaaacaaacgatgacgtaggccggtacaattttcgcccccggtacaattttaacgtgacagctccAATAAATCTGCTTGATGTCACCAGCTCTACCTGCAGCACATTGAAGGCCTGCAGCAAAGGAAACTGCAGCTGCCATGCTGCAAGTATCAGTTGCACTGACTACTGCAAGTGTGAAGGGTGTGAGGTCTGCTGCTGCAACCCATTCACAATACATGTACATACCAAAAAAGACCAAGAAGATGAGACTGAAGGGAATGAGGAAACAAatgatgtctgtgtgcatgctgtATAAAGTTCTGTCTTTTGctgtatataattatttttggtttgtgtgtatgtgcatgctgcATATATTTATTTGGCATCTTTGTATGATTTTATGAGATAAggcctcatttgcatatttaaaaattaaaataccaaaaacatgcaatatatttttttctcatctTAACATAAGTAATCAACTAAGAAAGTTTCATGGTGATCtctgttatttaattttttacccTATTCACCTGTGGTGTCTCGCCTAAATTTGCTTATTATGCTAGTTATGCAAATTGCCCAAAGTGCAACTTTTAGCAACCAAGTTCAATTCCATCCATTTGGCCTATAGATTACATTTCTGCAATAAAACTTTAGGGTACTCAACATTTCTGGGTTCAAGAAATTACGACTAGACTACAAGCCaaactcctcatcacaatcgttgtccgttaaggccaatatatgctctgttttagacgtaacgcgtaagcacgtaagatacataaccccccttgcgcagtaaaatatccccccttacgtgcttaagtgcgtcggcccaaattcctgactatgcgactaaaacactacggccctacgcagctcgcaaagactgtgattggccagctaaccacatcctttcaggagtctcacatttccggttttttCAGcctaatagcgccatttttaaaaggccgtgacagaagcgaatgaagaattttgaagaaggagaagaggaaaacacaagaacgaattatgataattataaacagtaccgcgggaagtaggggtgctgggggtgctgccgcaccccctgtctgaggccctgtcttatcacagaaaacgattatttctaaaaactccggccaaagtggagatttctgaaaacgccggttatgtgttgtgtcaacggggagaaacgggatttttggttctgaagcgtcacattatgcaccaggaaatgcttaacgtcatgtgagcgcccgctgtaccgtattggtccgaatataaacacaaacgcgacctatgtttggaaaaaagatttgaagaccagatcttgtttttataaataaataaattgtattcattgaaataatatacgaaaattaaaaggcatagaataaaacactgcattgccactaaacagtagtgcaaataggccgtactgatgtgtacacaaaagactattcctgacactcctctgccccgctgtgttcgctctggctgtggtcgctccgcactgtttcggcccgtggcaaagcgggtcatcgtcgctgctgtccaaggcattttgagacgcagcatttatgtaatgctcatatgacctagtgctgaaaaaaagttatctgaaaaagtgtgaggggagcggtggcgcgctaaacttgttctgtgagcagctggatgtgaaccatggtgtgaacacaacgatcgattttcgactgtgcgcgcatgcactggtgaaATTGAGCTGCggtgctatatatcttttttatcaatgtagcgagttgaGAGTCGAGTCcaggctgtttttttttccagcgacccctgctgagaatacgtttccgcggccatgattataaatataaacaagccagcgatttcaacttccacgcccacagattcgttcgttgctccccctactgttctggcggagaatccccttgcaacacgcgcaatccttaaggaaccttacgggaaccgtaaatcaaaacttgtctaaaacaagtcccttgtgtaaattacgtgcttacgtctctgcgtctaaaacgaccctaaataggcctttactcttgatgcttttcatgacaaatcaggcattaaaaaggggttatgctcaagaacattttacgtgggtgattacaaactgattatccaaggtgttctcggtcagtcttattaccgtaaccatataaatacagaggtgagcgccttgataatgctgcaccatatggcacttctggcggaccatgcaaatggcaggattcggagggagagggtctttagggaccataacgatttattggtacataaaaatatgtacctttattctgggactgtgcgctccgtgctactgacagagttcactgctgcagcaacatgttgccactcactctgctttttgttgttggcgatcccaatcccgtgaccaccgaacaaaactacttttcggacCTCCATCTCTCCCATGAATGTCTCCACtgcaacctccgtgaaatttcgcttttttgcttttctcagtacttcttttgtttattgtttccgacaagacataatacttgcatccgAGTccgttttatatgcagatcgaattcatgaggtcatttgcattgaccatttatggttaaaaaggggcgtgtacagggcggaacgtgaagctgattcagctgcgcacacttgtaggcagtctgtgatttataaagcaaagattgcgtacggtgtgcgtacgcagggttttataaatctgaatattttttggcgcacgcaaaacttggcttttgggcgcatgtacacttttagtaacgatcccacgcacagttttataaatgagacccctggtgagGGAAAGCACGACAAGTGGCAGTAAAGTTTTTAATACAGCCAGTCATCTTTCCAACATTGTAGGCTTATAAAAAAACACGACACATTAAATCTTCATGCAACTTGAAACGCAAGTGGTCTGCATGTAGatttaaaatgttgtttttttataagcCCACAATGTTGTGAAAGATGACTACGGCTGTATTAAAAACTTTTCTGCCAATTGTCGTGCTTTCCCTCACCAGCACTTTTGTGATTAACATTTACTTACCTTAACATTTACTTACCTTATCACCTTGCTGGTAAAACACAAATCATTTAGAATGACATTGTGTACATTTTTCTGGTTTTAGATGGGGCACTGAACACGAGGGAACGGCAGTTGAGTACACCAAAATGATGGAGAGCCACCACACCAACCTCACTGTCAGGAAGGGAGGCCTGGTCATCAACCCTCAATATCCATGGTTAGGGGCATCCCCAGACGAcatattaacatgtgactgccATGAAATGGGTGTGTTGGAAGTAAAGGCACCCAGCAGTCTTGAGCATAGCACTTTGGTGGAGAAAAGTAAACAGGACAGCACGTTCTGTCTCAAAGAGGTTGGCGGTAAACTTTTCTTAAAGAGGGACCATCAGTACTTCGATCAGGTGCAGACACGAATTCATCTGACAAAAGCAAGCTAATGTGACTTTGCAGTCTGGGGACCGGGGAAAGGAGGCAATTGGGAAATGCACATTGAGAGGATTCTGCCTGATACTGACTTTTTTGAGTCCATGTGTGAAAAGGTCAGCAAATTTGTGAAGAAATGTGCCATCATCCCAGAGCTTGTAGCAAAGGTGTTCACAGCTCCTATTCTAACATCACATGGCAAAAAAACATCTGAAGGCAAGGGCTGTTACTGTGGGGTCCCTGTACTGCACAATGAAGACAGACTTGAGTGTAAGTCAGGAATCTGTAAAACACAACTCATTCATAGAAGTTGCTTAAAGTTTGACACcacacatttaaaaatatgaaGTTGGAAATGCAGTGACTGTATGCATGAAATAGCTAAAGAGAAGAGGGATAACAAAAAACAGAACAATCTGAACAAAGTGTAAGTGTTTTATTCAACACAGGTGtgtttacatatatatagatgtatatacagatagatatatagtacagttttgtatatagatgtatatagttacatatatacatacacacagtacagttttgtatatagatgtatagttacatatatacatacacagtacagttttgtatatagatgtatatagttacatataaacatacacagtacagttttgtatatagtcacatatatacatacacacacacacacagtagttttgtatatagatgtatatagttacatatatacatacacacacacagtacagttttgtatagatgtatatagtTATTTACAGAGTTGCCACTCTTTTGTAATGTTACATTTCAAGGATTTTTCAATCActttacaaaaacaaattatttattaCAATGGGACCAATAATTCATAGAAAAATGTTGTAAAAAggtaataaaacacaaaaatattaAAAGTATGAATTCATTTTTGTCACTGTCCTTATTTCATTGATGGAAATAACAGTGACTTCACTGTTATTAAAGTTTATTCTCATGTTCAACCCAAAGGAATAATTGAAGGAGCCAAATTTGTCAGTGCACAGCACAGACTATTTTATCTAGAGGTGTAAGACCTTCAGGATGCTCAGCTTCACACATTTGAATCCCAATTGTACTTTGAAGTATGGTGTACCGATTCCTTGCCTCACCGATAAGTCTTTCCACATGTATCCCAGGGTTTTTTCTAAACAAGGGAACAGGGGCGCTGCGCCCCGATACTCCCGGCGTGGGCCATCCTACCGAAATGCCGACTGAACCTGTCAGACTTGGATCTGTACTTACATGCTGCTGTACAACATACACTATTTCTCAAAACGATCTTTTCTCCGCGAAAAtatcccaacaccaccacctgacAATGTGTCTGATCCTCAAATAACTTATAATTACTCCAAAAATATTCCGATCCGAATTGGAGTTTCCCAGACCGAGTCGACATGCTAACGTTAAAGTTAttagcagctagctagctagctactatGTATTTGAATGGGTTTTTGGTCTAGGCGCTAAGATGCTAAGCAAGTATACAAGACCATTCCAGTTCTCTCTGCACAAAGCGGTTTCAATGAacgacagaaataaacaaatgctGAGTGTTGATCAAGAGTTTTGCGAGAGCAAAACGAACAGTCGAACAGTCGAACAGGGTTCCCTGTTACCAGGGAACCCGTAGCAGGGAACTAAATGGCAGCTGCATGGCCGAATTAGCCCAATAAAAGTGtagtaacccagagaaccagctacaacatagttttcatccaaacgagccgtctttagcgaacggtgaattgcattggcttctacgagcagtcggctttcagacgcgagcttagggaccgtctgcaaagtgcaaaactgaaaacgacaaCAATAGTAACATTtctatagcgtcgccattattgactctagagccccaaaacttgttccatagagGCATGGCACAGGAGGTCTACCATGACTAACACTACCCTGAACCACCTCCTCAGGATCAGTATTGAGGGGCCTGCAATTGATCAATTTGATTTTGACAAGGCAGTGAGCCGTTGGGGCAGTCTCAGGAACAGACGGCTGCTGTTGTGATTTGTCCTACTTAATAAAAGTTTAGcaaatatttttgaaatttgtCGTGTTTATTTACAGGGTAAAGTTGTACAAGTCTACCAAAAGTTGATagtattttagtttttcagGATGACCACAAGAGCTAGAATTTCTCTCTAAGATAGCCTCAGAATGTaccatttaatcattattttttcaaaggcttcGCGCCGTGGAAGGGGGAGACCCCCCTTCCACAACATCCCCCGCGTTGCTCCCTCGGCTTTGCGCAGGGGTCTGCTccctgctacttttttttttctagaaaaaccccTGTATCCTATCTGATGCAAGTCCTCGTGTGGACTCTAATTCCACTGGACCCAACTGCTTTTTGCCTCTAGTGAAAGCTGGGATCTTAAGCTCAGCATTGTACAGACCAACTGAATCTGCCACATCAAACCCTCTATCAGCTAGTATGACAGCACCTGGGTTGAGGTGATCCAAAAATCCACTTCTTTCAGCCAAGTGTTTGTCTGATGTTCTCCCACCCCATCCTTTTGATATAAAATAAACTGTTCCTTGTGGTGTAATGCCAATTAGATATTTCATGGTATGGTGATGTTTGTATTTTGAGTATGTCTGTGCTCGTGCTCTTAGGTTTCTAGGCCTTTCAATAAAAATTTCAAAGCAGTCAATTATACAAGCACATTTACGAAAAACCTGTCTAAATATCATAGGCATTGACAACTGAAGCTCCTCTCGATTTGGCCAAATCAAAAGTGCTGGAGCAAGTCTTGCATTCAGCACTTCAATGGTGTTTCTAAATGTTCTGCTGGCAGTTGGAATTGAGATCTTAAACATACAACCAAGCAATGACAGGGGAAGGTTCATTTTCAGCCTCATAAGAGTTAACAGAAGTTGTTGGACGGGAGAGAGGTTTGTACCAGTCTGCAGAAATGGTAACACAAATGTTAAAACTACTTGTAACTTTGAATATGTGGGGATTCCAGTCATTGCATTCACTTTTTCATCAACTTTTTCAAAAGCCAGTTCATCAAATGTTCCTGATTTAATAATGTCTTTCAGCTTACGGTTTTCCTCCCTGAGGTCATTACACTCCCTTTGTAATCTTGCAATGTTTTCCTCGCATGGCTTGTTGTCACTTCATCCACAGCAGGTGGCGCAGGTCCAGCATCTGGTACTGATGACAGGTCAAGGAGGACATCCACTGcatctttcttctttttctcctccaccctcttgtTCTTCATTCTGCTGTGCTGCTCATACCTTTCCATGTCTTTCTCCCTTTTCCTCTTCTTGGTGGCTGGAATGTGTGAGAAGATGGATGGAACCCAGTCAGGGGACAAAGGGTTGTCACATTTGGCACCTATAATGACACAAGAGGGTTTATGTCCCACATATGCCAACAAGTTATTAGTAACATCAAGAACATTGTGATATCATTCCTTCAGACCGTGTTAACTTAGTTTTAGTCTTTGTCATTTACTGAAAATTGTATTTAGTTAGTCCAATTTTGTTTATGTCAATGTTTACAGTAGGTAGTGGAACACAGTTTTAAATAAAGTCAGTTTTAGTCATTATGTTCTCAGACAGTTTCATGATACTGTAATGGATTTTGCTAAATGATATTTCTCCTGGCtgtaagagaaaaaaaaaaaaagagaaataagtAACGTTATCCTGAGCTAGCTGTTAAGACTTTAGACATCTAAACTACACGTTT
It includes:
- the itpa gene encoding inosine triphosphate pyrophosphatase isoform X2, with the protein product MAVPAGRSVVFVTGNAKKLEECLNTKESQTRFLYRSVRRPHVRIPSEKENPERRRLWICALRRDSVPGENKQWQPSKYTRLCSEHFIKGAKCDNPLSPDWVPSIFSHIPATKKRKREKDMERYEQHSRMKNKRVEEKKKKDAVDVLLDLSSVPDAGPAPPAVDEVTTSHARKTLQDYKGSVMTSGRKTVS